The following proteins are co-located in the Psychrobium sp. MM17-31 genome:
- a CDS encoding FtsX-like permease family protein: MSLAIKSINRGFARIFNLPRLSLSLIVALGSTLGAVLCVAAISSALMLKPLPGVSNAHNLYDIELEVTFGGALSLDFITPHALHHANQHFKDVGEWTAIDAVQGDVSINNINYKITTLTARDNAPKVLGNSLLLGKNITTQNLDSHVWLSQSLWKSAYNGLDNVIGKSIVIGNKTYLIGGVFEDTLAINGDQQVLPQQLWFFKDYAQAAPFNNASNIGSGALKNVLLKPFDSNTKLPTDEEIMAWFNGYVDYEISVPHLKDFIKQMPMTSSITDYRKSFLDTNYYLVIALGITAFGLLIMATLNLINLFLSYYQSRTKEFAMQLTLGASANKLRWLMVLENLPSFALAGVLGTLLGSWLIKALPLFTNNKLPLLNSISIDAFTAALCVTLVTALAGLFGFISLTHIDKKQLQANLSSSGKGTAVQTNHTVSRLLMVLQISIASLLCTGSVMLAKQSFDYVYEDLGFTLKDTRNIEFVVKNKDWLKAMTDARTENRDVPEYQSFVDSIKRDLETRIADSKVLLANEGGILGGHISLRSEQMTDDPNQQVTYSVKRYDAGYFEAMGIAVLAGTIPSQADISDNTRRYVVGERFAKELYPNQVFSDIIGQAFPFDETRVVGAIVEKTGFKNSQIAPTIYTPYLNVMDRMSFTVAIPDDAAIDFEQLKAHFDKNYPDIQLDNITTLTDIWFEMTAQKRLTLYILIAVTLLTILLAAIGINGLTLMTTHQKKYELAIRMATGAKQMALIRFVLKDALPLLIVGLISGFLLSVFGYDWFKENLSLLPDFNWLTLTFLDIGLVIVVLLSVLIPTWRVIRQDPLSALRQE, translated from the coding sequence ATGAGTTTAGCGATAAAATCAATTAATCGCGGCTTTGCCCGCATCTTCAACCTGCCTCGGTTAAGCCTGTCATTAATAGTCGCGCTAGGCTCAACACTTGGCGCCGTTTTGTGTGTTGCCGCTATCAGCTCAGCATTAATGCTTAAGCCACTGCCGGGAGTGAGTAATGCGCATAATCTATATGATATTGAACTAGAAGTAACCTTTGGTGGTGCATTAAGCCTAGACTTTATAACCCCTCACGCGCTACATCACGCCAATCAGCATTTTAAAGATGTCGGTGAATGGACGGCAATCGATGCAGTTCAGGGTGATGTTTCAATCAACAATATCAACTATAAAATTACCACGTTAACCGCGCGTGATAATGCTCCTAAGGTACTAGGAAACAGCTTATTACTTGGCAAAAATATCACTACTCAAAACCTAGATTCTCATGTGTGGTTATCACAGTCATTATGGAAAAGTGCCTACAATGGCCTAGATAATGTCATTGGCAAATCGATTGTGATAGGTAATAAAACCTATCTTATCGGTGGCGTATTCGAAGACACCTTAGCCATCAATGGCGATCAGCAAGTATTGCCCCAGCAGCTTTGGTTCTTTAAAGACTACGCACAAGCAGCGCCGTTTAATAATGCCAGCAACATCGGTAGTGGCGCTCTTAAAAACGTTTTGTTAAAACCGTTTGATTCAAATACTAAATTGCCAACCGATGAAGAAATTATGGCGTGGTTTAACGGCTACGTAGATTACGAAATTTCAGTGCCTCATCTCAAAGACTTTATCAAGCAAATGCCAATGACATCGAGCATTACCGACTACCGCAAGAGCTTTTTAGACACTAACTACTATTTGGTAATAGCACTTGGTATCACGGCATTTGGCCTGTTAATCATGGCAACACTTAACCTGATTAATCTCTTTTTAAGCTATTACCAGAGCCGAACCAAAGAATTCGCAATGCAGCTAACTTTAGGAGCCAGTGCAAACAAATTACGCTGGTTAATGGTACTAGAGAATTTGCCAAGTTTTGCTTTGGCTGGCGTGTTAGGTACGCTATTGGGCAGTTGGCTAATTAAAGCCTTACCACTATTTACCAACAATAAATTGCCGTTGCTCAACAGTATTAGTATCGATGCGTTTACCGCAGCCTTATGCGTAACTTTAGTGACGGCATTAGCGGGACTCTTTGGCTTTATTTCCCTGACCCATATCGATAAAAAACAACTGCAAGCAAACCTTAGTAGCAGTGGTAAAGGCACCGCCGTCCAAACTAATCACACGGTTAGTCGCCTGCTGATGGTGCTGCAAATATCAATCGCCTCTTTGCTTTGCACCGGCTCAGTTATGTTGGCCAAACAGAGCTTTGACTATGTCTATGAAGATCTCGGTTTTACCCTCAAAGATACCCGTAATATAGAATTTGTAGTTAAAAATAAAGATTGGCTCAAAGCCATGACGGATGCACGAACAGAAAATAGAGATGTGCCAGAGTACCAGAGTTTTGTCGATTCGATTAAACGTGACCTCGAAACGCGTATTGCCGACAGCAAGGTGCTATTAGCAAACGAAGGCGGCATCTTAGGCGGGCATATTTCGTTGCGCTCGGAGCAAATGACAGACGACCCTAATCAGCAGGTCACTTATTCAGTAAAGCGTTACGATGCTGGCTATTTTGAAGCGATGGGCATTGCGGTACTCGCTGGCACTATTCCTTCGCAAGCTGACATATCAGATAACACACGACGTTATGTTGTTGGCGAGCGCTTTGCCAAAGAACTTTATCCCAACCAAGTATTTTCAGACATCATCGGCCAAGCATTCCCATTTGATGAAACACGTGTAGTGGGCGCGATTGTCGAGAAAACTGGATTTAAAAATTCACAGATCGCGCCGACGATTTATACGCCCTATCTCAATGTTATGGACAGAATGAGTTTCACGGTTGCCATCCCTGATGATGCAGCTATCGATTTCGAGCAATTAAAAGCTCACTTTGATAAAAACTATCCAGATATTCAATTAGATAACATCACGACTCTGACCGATATTTGGTTTGAAATGACCGCTCAAAAGCGATTGACCTTGTATATATTGATTGCAGTAACCCTATTAACTATTTTGCTCGCCGCTATTGGCATCAATGGCTTAACCTTAATGACAACCCACCAAAAGAAATATGAGCTAGCCATTCGCATGGCGACGGGCGCTAAACAAATGGCGCTTATTCGCTTTGTTCTTAAAGATGCCTTACCGCTGCTTATCGTAGGATTAATCTCTGGATTCCTATTGTCGGTATTTGGCTACGACTGGTTCAAAGAAAACCTGAGTTTATTACCTGATTTCAACTGGTTAACTTTAACTTTCTTAGATATTGGCCTGGTGATTGTTGTGCTATTATCAGTGCTTATCCCAACGTGGCGCGTGATCAGGCAAGATCCTCTCAGCGCCTTGCGACAAGAGTAG
- a CDS encoding ABC transporter ATP-binding protein: protein MTTTLVTIENITKSYANKQIETKALKGVSLTINQGEFVAITGPSGCGKSTLLSIMGLMDTASSGNYTISGIDTQQLKTDQRTVIRNKHIGFVFQSFNLIDDMTVFDNVALILEHRGTAKAEIKQRVEQVLTQVDMLSRQHYQPNQLSGGQQQRIAIARALVGNPDLILVDEPTGNLDTVNGDKVMALLEKLNKDGATIVMVTHDSRYVRCASRQIQLLDGEIITEKQLEVVA, encoded by the coding sequence ATGACAACTACTCTAGTCACCATTGAAAACATCACCAAAAGCTACGCCAATAAACAAATAGAAACCAAGGCATTAAAAGGGGTATCTCTTACCATCAACCAAGGGGAGTTTGTCGCGATTACCGGGCCATCTGGCTGTGGTAAATCAACCCTGCTTTCCATCATGGGATTGATGGATACAGCAAGTAGTGGCAACTACACCATTAGCGGAATCGATACCCAACAGTTAAAAACAGATCAACGCACCGTGATCCGCAACAAACACATCGGCTTTGTTTTTCAGTCTTTTAACCTCATTGATGATATGACGGTATTTGACAATGTGGCATTGATTTTAGAACACCGCGGCACCGCAAAAGCGGAAATTAAACAACGGGTCGAGCAGGTATTAACGCAAGTCGACATGCTATCGCGTCAACATTATCAGCCGAATCAATTATCAGGTGGTCAGCAGCAACGAATTGCCATCGCTCGCGCCCTAGTAGGCAATCCAGACCTTATTCTCGTTGATGAACCAACCGGAAACCTCGATACCGTTAACGGCGATAAGGTAATGGCCCTATTAGAGAAACTTAACAAAGATGGCGCAACAATAGTGATGGTAACTCACGACAGTCGCTATGTGCGCTGTGCCAGTCGCCAAATTCAACTACTCGACGGCGAAATCATCACCGAAAAACAGTTAGAGGTGGTGGCATGA